The Papaver somniferum cultivar HN1 chromosome 3, ASM357369v1, whole genome shotgun sequence genome includes a region encoding these proteins:
- the LOC113360154 gene encoding uncharacterized protein LOC113360154: MNGDVVVATNRHPSIGRAIRLAFPCANQKISNRPTTAPRLRWHFTRAAKAFSNDEYELAMRDLGLVSPAALKYVVDLGTEMWARVKARTFRFTLMTTNACKTFNSRIADVKGIPICHLVDYIRRFLMEWFCERRQLARDRQDPLSEHARYIIKERWAVVKRFVACHVDGDEYEVDEGDYEEQHTVYLDQRSCTCNVFDYQHLPCPHVLAVCETYKIKEERLCG; this comes from the exons ATGAATGGAGATGTTGTTGTGGCAACAAACAGGCACCCATCGATCGGTAGAGCCATAAGGTTGGCATTTCCTTGTGCTAATCAA AAAATATCAAACAGACCTACCACAGCGCCGCGACTTCGGTGGCATTTTACAAGAGCTGCAAAAGCGTTTAGCAATGATGAGTATGAACTTGCTATGAGAGACCTAGGTTTAGTGAGCCCCGCTGCTTTAAAATATGTAGTGGATCTTGGAACGGAAATGTGGGCCAGGGTGAAGGCTAGAACATTTCGTTTTACTCTCATGACTACAAACGCCTGTAAAACTTTCAATTCTAGAATAGCTGATGTTAAAGGTATTCCAATCTGCCATTTAGTCGATTACATTCGCAGGTTCCTTATGGAATGGTTCTGCGAACGTAGACAACTAGCTCGTGATCGGCAAGATCCTTTGAGTGAACATGCACGGTATATAATCAAAGAACGGTGGGCTGTGGTAAAAAGGTTTGTGGCTTGCCATGTCGATGGGGACGAATATGAAGTGGACGAGGGTGACTATGAAGAGCAACACACCGTCTATCTTGACCAAAGGTCTTGCACGTGCAACGTGTTTGACTATCAGCATCTTCCGTGTCCCCACGTACTTGCAGTGTGTGAGACATATAAGATAAAAGAAGAACGCCTTTGTGGGTAA